In Escherichia ruysiae, a genomic segment contains:
- the sinH gene encoding intimin-like inverse autotransporter SinH: MLRWIRYFMLIFISGAAYATPEINVKQSDSSLPDLGSEAALQEEQNNKGKSLKERGVNYVAESAQQGFENLTPEALESQARSYLQGQITSSAQSYIEGALSPYGKVRSNLSIGQDGSLDGSSIDYFVPLYDSQKSVYFSQLSAQRKEERTIGNIGFGVRHNLDKWLLGGNIFYDYDFTRGHRRLGLGTEAWTDYLKLSGNYYHPLSDWKDSKDFDFYLERPARGWDVRAEAWLPSYPQLGGKVVFEQYYGDEVALFGTDNLEKDPYAVTLGMNYQPVPLLTVGADYKAGTGDNSDLSVNATINYQFGVPLKDQLNSDNVKVAHSLMGSRHDFVERNNFIVLEYKEKDPLDVTLWLKADATNEHPECVIKDTPEEAVGLEKCKWTINALINHHYKIISASWQAKNNAARTLVMPVVKANTITEGNNNHWNLVLPAWQYSSDKAEQEKLNTWRVRLALEDEKGNRQNSGVVEITVQQDRKIELIVNNIADVPEENNHSHEASAQADGVDGVVMDLDVTDSFGDDTDRNGNTLPEDNLSPQLYDAQDKKVTLTNKPCSTENPCVFIAKQDKEKGTVTLSSTLPGTFRWKAKAAPYDDSNYVDVTFLGAGGNDVNAFIYRVSATNPVNLIDNEKEHLPVDNAYRFVLWRDANKDGVFQQSEKLTEEEMTQYDYQWEFTGQSVNGYTGAQTNTSNEDIVIPATNEEAVQKFGAQKQDGVQGYGLRVVYSKH, translated from the coding sequence ATGTTGCGATGGATACGCTATTTTATGCTAATTTTTATCTCTGGTGCTGCTTATGCGACACCAGAGATAAATGTTAAGCAAAGTGACTCTTCATTACCGGATTTGGGAAGCGAAGCTGCCTTACAAGAAGAACAAAATAATAAAGGTAAATCCTTGAAAGAGCGAGGTGTCAATTACGTCGCCGAATCCGCCCAGCAGGGATTTGAGAACCTGACCCCAGAAGCTCTGGAATCTCAAGCAAGAAGCTATCTGCAAGGGCAAATCACCTCATCTGCACAGTCTTATATCGAAGGTGCGCTTTCTCCATACGGTAAAGTCCGTTCGAATCTTTCTATCGGTCAGGATGGCTCGCTGGACGGCAGTTCAATCGACTATTTTGTTCCTTTATATGATTCTCAAAAAAGTGTTTATTTCAGCCAGTTATCCGCTCAACGTAAAGAGGAACGCACGATAGGTAATATTGGCTTCGGCGTTAGACATAATTTAGATAAATGGTTATTGGGTGGAAATATATTTTATGATTATGATTTCACTCGTGGACATCGCCGTTTAGGGTTAGGGACTGAAGCCTGGACGGATTATTTAAAACTTTCTGGTAACTATTATCATCCACTTTCTGACTGGAAAGATTCAAAAGATTTCGACTTCTATTTAGAACGACCTGCGCGTGGTTGGGATGTTCGTGCGGAAGCCTGGCTACCTTCTTATCCACAGTTGGGGGGCAAAGTTGTTTTCGAGCAATATTATGGTGACGAAGTTGCGTTGTTCGGCACCGATAATTTAGAAAAAGATCCCTATGCAGTGACGCTCGGCATGAACTATCAACCAGTTCCGTTATTGACAGTCGGGGCGGACTATAAAGCAGGCACTGGAGATAACAGTGATCTTAGTGTTAACGCCACGATTAATTATCAGTTCGGTGTTCCGCTAAAAGATCAACTGAATAGCGATAACGTCAAAGTCGCTCACTCGCTGATGGGGAGCCGCCATGACTTCGTCGAACGTAATAACTTTATCGTGCTGGAATACAAAGAAAAAGACCCACTTGATGTCACCTTGTGGCTTAAAGCGGACGCCACCAATGAGCACCCGGAATGTGTGATTAAAGACACGCCAGAAGAAGCGGTTGGACTGGAAAAATGTAAATGGACCATCAACGCGCTGATCAACCATCATTACAAAATTATTTCCGCCTCGTGGCAGGCGAAAAATAACGCTGCCCGCACGCTGGTCATGCCTGTTGTTAAAGCGAATACCATCACTGAAGGTAACAACAACCACTGGAATCTGGTGCTGCCCGCCTGGCAGTACAGTTCCGATAAAGCAGAGCAGGAAAAGCTGAATACCTGGCGGGTACGGTTGGCGCTGGAGGATGAAAAGGGTAATCGGCAGAATTCCGGTGTGGTGGAAATCACCGTGCAGCAAGACCGTAAAATTGAGCTGATCGTCAACAATATTGCGGATGTACCTGAAGAGAACAATCACAGCCACGAAGCCAGCGCCCAGGCAGACGGCGTTGATGGCGTGGTGATGGATCTCGACGTCACTGACAGCTTCGGTGATGACACTGACCGCAACGGCAATACACTGCCAGAAGATAACCTTTCCCCGCAGCTTTACGATGCGCAGGATAAAAAAGTCACGCTCACCAATAAACCCTGTTCAACCGAGAATCCCTGCGTCTTTATCGCCAAACAAGATAAAGAAAAAGGAACTGTCACACTCTCCAGTACGTTACCCGGCACTTTCCGTTGGAAAGCAAAAGCTGCTCCGTATGACGACAGCAACTATGTGGATGTGACATTCCTTGGTGCGGGAGGGAATGATGTTAATGCGTTTATCTACCGTGTATCTGCGACTAATCCCGTCAATCTTATCGACAATGAGAAAGAGCATTTGCCTGTGGATAACGCCTACCGCTTTGTTTTGTGGCGCGATGCCAACAAAGATGGCGTTTTCCAGCAGTCGGAAAAACTGACGGAAGAGGAAATGACGCAATACGACTACCAGTGGGAATTTACCGGGCAAAGCGTTAACGGCTACACCGGCGCCCAAACAAATACCAGCAATGAAGATATTGTCATCCCTGCCACTAACGAAGAAGCCGTGCAGAAATTTGGTGCCCAAAAACAAGATGGCGTGCAAGGGTATGGATTACGTGTGGTTTACAGCAAGCACTAG
- a CDS encoding adhesion domain-containing protein, which produces MDGKLKRVKMVMACLMLTLATPAVAALKGSQWQHTAVSTDAINGTPPIADSASVPVYQGSVQLDPAKEHNVASTATPGNFSVDASATSMILINPGDTEGDMFSTPPLLRWQNQTLPDVSLVWAEAATSDVPLDPQPRADRSFCAQNLAGHKLVVIPQFDPKETLPTLNLFTLTGVPNQGAVLLNEKQVTLNIAAAQGDLVSASVSGYDDTLKAAKTTVGSTITLTVTTKNCEGNPTGNLPFVIKRKDARNRQDVVNNTGPVSIDSTELTTTTTEYHGTTDANGTATVTVTQPAGPGVKTPLVVSLPGITQTSETAVIFTVLTSPDVAVASMWGHMPDTLKAQQYTFSRPKLAAEVSNEDGTADDHNETWSTFVWSGADNHCDILPGMRQFGALATVIPTSIQEVAGWPMQGNYYWSSLAGASGMHHAADVSNRGEAQKPDATKFLVSCVDKEAPDVEPKIVLTPASFNDTAQAMKAKVGEDAIMRLTITDNKNNDQPLAYYYFSLHLDDGVNRKNQSNPTWETHPVQISGGTNLQQVDAHNYEGITDANGQATLTLSQPDGVGVKTHITAAMRSNYNASDAKDVIFTVVTSPDSEYARMWGHMGSGIMAEGNLYKRPRLADETTHEVGMMRENNEDWALFDQNTSMQAECGVGHIPPQSSLEILFAGHQGNTIGTEHGWPTANYDYLTAAQQAELHSSVDLGTGGVDTYSGFKPNYLSCSANELIARVVVETDKDVSPTSKQARAKVGEKITMTVRTVNGQNNAPIPYADFTITKDISLDREGKATDYSDPSNGAITLNGTQYGTSQPSMVYSGTTDAQGMATVVIEQPQGVGLRTKLIVTPTNSVLPNTINYYVIFTVPTSPDVTGAKMWGHMDNTITVGSLTFERPKLINEVSGETSQLAENNETWVRVAQADIENTAAGGCGVNKVPRKEQLNMLYAANDNNTIQTVHGWPTQREEYWSSTPVDKVPHLAAVWLNNGSIESANTTPTYMTCLATANPPASIIMLEVVNQAQWNSSLNAAKLKKGETLQVKVTVKDAAGNPMADMPFTLKRGDGYTRPGERHTAGSSDGVVSSVVVDAGLPDEMALNDTATAYAALTGSDGSKILNITRPDTYGTKTALTAALYSDPTKNASMDTIFTVVTSPDSAKAKMWGHMPETLTAGGLTFKRPILFSELTGSPGNKRKGPEEDNEIWALFTEAQAAKNSNGGCGTDYVPSMNSLVALSGAWHGHSVDGWPILKPYDSSTPDQNSIDDRKYKGVQLNGGTSSSLAATDNGYLTCQTTANPSVSTIELRSAQAAKYDGNDAVKVRTDYNKVGDQITMVVTTRDAQGNPLGYVPFTLNHGITLPRNPNSISMDNQSRLLHVGDSYSNSSDYLDDGNKYYSVTGADGSTTFTLYQPNNGKGTRIPLTAEIDDGSAITSNTLSAIFTAITSPDTPKANFWGHMPETLTAHNGKVFKRPLLKVEAGSSNGLIVNNENWQRLTIANALSGMQGGCKDKLPSINDLQSLYEAYPSGTIETAQGWPLDKSTLPRPYFWSRSVVTSPGTAKISYQYINLKSGTTGQAASDATDLNFQTCLESAESVGKITLTTAVENWDSSLLAGKAHKGSPLPLTITVTRPDGSPAAFESVGILRAASYNRAGTSLSETVTTDDLVADTFNPAQTIQSASMNGRSNTSYLVIQTDAQGKATLNLHQDSSTGLRTPITASALGSSPMLTDSLDAIFTVLTSPDVSVANMWGHMAETVTAADGTVFVRPKIKAELTNTSGVHVKDLNSESWLVPTVQERERSGTAACEAARWPTNEQLISLYNRHPNGTLMADTGWPVESSGYAWWAVDSTCDTSGANRCATVDLYNGQAEAASRSRALQACLLNPNVSVSTVTLTSTVFDATTQAAKVKKGESMPVTVTVKDSAGKPVPNVAFTLTRGDAVPRNPGATLYGDVAAMDDLRVQPFTGAMVTLSDSGNTLQGTTGSDGTATFMIKQDNTPGYKTPLTVTLTDNTSITATMDAIFTVVTSPNVASAYFWGHMSDTETVSGKTLHRPLLKSELPSNAVAAVTPVVNNEIWALAHTVDSSKWDLAKQCGRLGNAPEYSELQTLHSSFSALGWPSSPSFPYLSQSRSGSLYCGIIEPAGSLDCAISPATTSGFATCFQ; this is translated from the coding sequence ATGGACGGGAAATTGAAACGCGTAAAAATGGTGATGGCATGTTTAATGCTTACTCTGGCTACGCCAGCAGTAGCAGCATTGAAAGGGAGCCAGTGGCAACATACCGCCGTTTCAACGGATGCCATAAATGGCACCCCTCCCATAGCAGACAGCGCCAGCGTGCCCGTTTATCAGGGCAGTGTCCAGCTTGATCCCGCCAAAGAGCATAATGTCGCCAGTACGGCCACGCCGGGGAACTTCAGCGTGGATGCCAGCGCAACCAGTATGATTTTAATTAACCCGGGCGATACCGAAGGTGACATGTTCAGCACTCCGCCGCTGCTGCGCTGGCAAAACCAAACGCTACCTGACGTTTCGCTGGTATGGGCGGAGGCTGCCACGTCTGATGTGCCGCTCGATCCGCAGCCTCGCGCCGATCGCTCCTTCTGCGCGCAAAACCTGGCGGGGCATAAGCTGGTAGTCATTCCACAGTTTGACCCTAAAGAAACGCTTCCGACGTTGAATCTTTTTACCCTGACCGGCGTGCCAAATCAGGGGGCGGTGTTGTTGAACGAAAAGCAGGTGACGCTCAATATTGCCGCAGCCCAGGGTGATTTAGTGAGTGCAAGCGTCAGCGGTTATGACGATACGCTAAAGGCAGCGAAAACCACCGTCGGCAGTACGATAACCTTAACGGTGACCACCAAAAACTGCGAGGGTAACCCAACAGGAAATCTTCCCTTTGTTATCAAACGGAAAGACGCAAGGAATCGCCAGGATGTTGTCAATAACACCGGCCCGGTGAGCATCGATAGCACGGAACTTACCACGACCACAACAGAGTATCACGGCACAACCGATGCCAACGGCACCGCGACCGTCACCGTCACGCAGCCTGCCGGACCAGGCGTAAAAACTCCGCTGGTTGTCAGTCTGCCAGGCATTACACAAACCAGCGAAACGGCAGTGATTTTTACTGTTCTGACCAGCCCGGACGTTGCGGTCGCCAGTATGTGGGGTCACATGCCGGATACGCTGAAAGCGCAGCAGTACACCTTCAGCCGACCAAAACTGGCGGCGGAAGTCAGCAATGAGGATGGCACCGCAGACGATCACAATGAAACCTGGTCCACGTTTGTCTGGAGTGGGGCTGATAACCACTGTGACATTTTGCCGGGTATGCGTCAGTTCGGCGCGTTGGCAACAGTCATTCCCACCTCGATTCAGGAAGTGGCGGGATGGCCAATGCAGGGAAACTATTACTGGTCTTCGCTGGCGGGGGCAAGTGGAATGCACCACGCGGCTGACGTTTCTAACCGTGGCGAGGCGCAAAAACCAGATGCGACGAAATTCCTGGTCAGTTGTGTCGATAAAGAAGCTCCGGACGTCGAACCGAAAATTGTTCTCACGCCCGCGAGTTTTAATGATACGGCGCAGGCGATGAAAGCGAAGGTTGGGGAAGACGCCATCATGCGTCTGACTATTACTGACAACAAAAATAACGATCAGCCGTTAGCGTATTACTATTTCTCTTTGCATCTGGACGACGGCGTTAACCGTAAAAATCAATCCAATCCCACCTGGGAGACGCACCCGGTTCAAATCAGTGGTGGCACCAACCTACAACAGGTAGATGCGCATAATTACGAAGGGATTACTGACGCTAATGGCCAGGCCACGCTGACGTTAAGTCAGCCAGACGGCGTTGGTGTGAAAACACACATCACGGCGGCGATGCGTAGTAACTATAACGCATCGGATGCCAAAGACGTCATCTTCACCGTGGTCACCAGCCCGGACAGCGAATATGCCCGCATGTGGGGCCATATGGGCAGTGGGATTATGGCGGAGGGGAATCTCTATAAACGCCCACGCCTGGCGGATGAAACGACGCATGAAGTAGGGATGATGCGTGAAAATAATGAAGACTGGGCATTGTTTGACCAGAATACCAGTATGCAGGCGGAATGCGGTGTGGGGCATATTCCCCCGCAAAGTTCTCTGGAGATTTTATTTGCGGGTCATCAGGGAAATACGATAGGCACTGAACATGGCTGGCCGACGGCAAACTATGATTATCTTACCGCCGCCCAGCAAGCCGAATTGCATTCGTCTGTAGACCTGGGAACGGGGGGAGTGGATACCTATTCCGGTTTTAAACCCAACTATCTCTCCTGTTCTGCCAACGAACTGATTGCGCGGGTGGTGGTGGAAACCGATAAAGATGTTTCACCCACCTCTAAACAGGCAAGAGCAAAAGTTGGCGAAAAAATCACCATGACGGTGCGTACAGTCAATGGTCAAAATAATGCGCCCATCCCTTATGCTGACTTTACTATCACGAAAGATATCAGCCTTGATAGAGAAGGAAAGGCAACCGACTATAGCGATCCCAGCAATGGTGCGATAACCCTGAACGGCACGCAATATGGCACCTCACAGCCTTCGATGGTCTACTCTGGCACCACGGACGCGCAGGGCATGGCGACCGTCGTTATCGAGCAGCCGCAGGGGGTAGGTTTAAGAACCAAACTTATCGTCACACCGACCAATTCCGTGCTGCCGAACACAATCAACTACTACGTGATCTTTACCGTTCCCACCAGCCCGGATGTGACCGGTGCGAAAATGTGGGGTCACATGGATAACACCATCACCGTTGGGTCGCTAACCTTTGAACGCCCAAAACTGATTAATGAAGTCAGTGGTGAAACCAGTCAACTGGCTGAAAATAACGAAACCTGGGTACGCGTGGCGCAGGCGGATATTGAAAATACGGCGGCGGGCGGTTGCGGAGTCAATAAAGTGCCGCGCAAAGAACAGCTAAATATGCTTTATGCCGCCAACGACAATAATACTATCCAGACGGTTCACGGTTGGCCAACCCAGCGTGAAGAGTACTGGAGCAGCACACCTGTCGATAAAGTGCCGCATCTGGCGGCGGTCTGGTTGAATAACGGCAGTATAGAGAGTGCGAATACCACGCCAACGTATATGACGTGTTTAGCTACCGCTAATCCGCCTGCAAGTATCATCATGCTTGAAGTTGTGAACCAGGCGCAGTGGAACAGTTCGCTTAACGCAGCGAAGCTGAAAAAGGGCGAGACGTTGCAGGTGAAAGTGACGGTAAAAGACGCTGCTGGTAACCCGATGGCAGATATGCCGTTTACCCTGAAACGCGGTGATGGCTATACCCGCCCAGGTGAGCGTCATACGGCAGGCAGCAGCGATGGGGTTGTCTCATCGGTGGTGGTTGATGCTGGTCTGCCAGATGAAATGGCGCTCAATGATACCGCTACGGCGTATGCCGCCCTGACAGGTAGCGATGGCAGTAAAATACTCAACATTACGCGCCCGGATACCTACGGCACGAAAACGGCACTCACCGCTGCGCTCTATTCCGATCCAACAAAAAATGCATCGATGGATACCATTTTCACCGTCGTCACCAGCCCGGATAGTGCAAAAGCAAAAATGTGGGGGCACATGCCGGAAACGCTAACGGCAGGTGGTCTGACGTTTAAGCGCCCGATCCTGTTTTCAGAGTTGACCGGTAGCCCCGGCAATAAACGCAAGGGGCCGGAAGAAGATAACGAAATCTGGGCGCTGTTTACAGAAGCGCAGGCAGCGAAGAACAGTAATGGCGGCTGTGGTACGGATTATGTCCCCTCCATGAACTCGCTGGTCGCGCTCTCTGGCGCCTGGCACGGGCACTCGGTTGACGGCTGGCCGATACTGAAACCCTATGACTCCAGTACGCCGGACCAGAACAGTATTGACGATCGTAAATACAAAGGCGTGCAGCTTAACGGCGGCACCAGCAGTAGTCTGGCGGCAACGGACAACGGGTATTTGACCTGTCAGACAACGGCAAACCCGTCGGTTAGCACCATTGAGTTGAGGTCAGCCCAGGCGGCTAAATATGATGGTAACGATGCGGTAAAAGTCAGAACGGATTACAACAAAGTCGGGGATCAAATCACTATGGTGGTGACGACCCGAGATGCGCAGGGTAACCCGCTGGGCTATGTACCGTTTACGCTGAATCATGGTATCACACTGCCCCGTAACCCGAATTCGATTAGCATGGATAACCAGTCACGGTTGTTACATGTAGGGGACAGCTACAGTAACAGTAGCGACTACCTTGATGATGGCAATAAATATTACAGCGTGACTGGGGCTGATGGTTCGACGACATTTACGCTATATCAGCCCAATAATGGGAAGGGGACGCGTATTCCACTGACGGCGGAAATCGATGACGGTAGCGCAATAACGTCGAATACCCTGAGTGCTATTTTCACTGCCATCACCAGCCCGGATACGCCAAAAGCGAATTTCTGGGGGCATATGCCGGAAACCTTAACAGCACATAACGGCAAGGTATTTAAACGTCCATTGTTAAAAGTGGAGGCAGGTTCTTCAAACGGGCTTATTGTCAACAATGAGAACTGGCAGCGACTGACTATCGCTAATGCGCTGAGTGGTATGCAGGGAGGTTGTAAAGATAAACTGCCGTCTATTAACGATTTGCAATCGTTATATGAAGCGTATCCTTCGGGAACCATTGAAACGGCACAGGGCTGGCCGCTCGATAAGTCAACATTGCCAAGACCGTACTTCTGGTCGCGAAGCGTAGTCACCAGTCCAGGCACAGCGAAGATCAGTTATCAGTACATTAATCTCAAATCGGGAACGACTGGGCAGGCAGCTTCAGATGCTACAGATCTCAACTTCCAGACCTGCCTGGAGAGTGCGGAGTCGGTAGGCAAAATTACCCTGACCACGGCGGTGGAAAACTGGGATAGTTCGTTGCTGGCCGGAAAAGCGCATAAAGGCTCACCGCTGCCGCTGACGATTACGGTGACCCGACCAGATGGCTCTCCTGCGGCATTTGAGTCGGTGGGGATTTTGCGTGCCGCCAGTTACAATCGTGCGGGCACATCGCTCAGCGAAACGGTAACGACGGATGATTTGGTGGCCGATACGTTCAACCCAGCACAAACCATACAAAGCGCCAGCATGAATGGTCGGAGTAATACCAGTTATCTGGTTATTCAGACCGATGCTCAGGGTAAAGCGACGCTGAATCTTCACCAGGATAGCTCGACCGGTCTTAGAACACCGATAACCGCATCAGCACTTGGCAGTAGCCCTATGCTAACCGACTCGCTGGACGCAATTTTCACGGTTCTCACCAGCCCGGACGTTAGCGTAGCCAACATGTGGGGGCATATGGCGGAAACGGTGACGGCGGCAGATGGCACCGTTTTTGTGCGGCCTAAAATAAAGGCTGAGTTAACGAACACCTCAGGCGTTCACGTTAAGGATTTAAATAGTGAAAGTTGGCTTGTGCCTACTGTTCAGGAAAGGGAACGTAGCGGCACGGCGGCGTGTGAGGCCGCGCGCTGGCCGACCAACGAGCAACTTATATCGCTGTATAACCGTCATCCCAATGGAACATTGATGGCTGATACCGGCTGGCCGGTGGAGTCATCGGGGTATGCCTGGTGGGCAGTGGACTCGACGTGTGATACCAGCGGAGCCAACAGATGCGCGACTGTCGATTTGTATAATGGCCAGGCTGAGGCGGCGAGCAGAAGCCGCGCATTGCAGGCCTGCTTGCTGAACCCTAACGTTTCGGTGTCTACCGTAACGCTCACCTCAACGGTATTTGACGCTACCACTCAGGCTGCGAAGGTGAAGAAAGGGGAATCTATGCCGGTGACGGTCACAGTGAAAGACAGCGCCGGGAAACCGGTGCCGAACGTGGCCTTTACACTGACGCGCGGTGATGCCGTGCCACGCAACCCAGGGGCGACTTTGTATGGCGACGTGGCGGCGATGGATGACCTGCGCGTTCAGCCGTTCACTGGCGCGATGGTCACGTTATCCGATAGCGGTAATACACTTCAGGGAACCACCGGTTCTGACGGTACGGCGACGTTTATGATTAAACAGGATAATACGCCTGGATATAAAACGCCGCTGACGGTGACGCTGACCGATAACACCAGCATCACCGCGACGATGGATGCCATTTTCACAGTAGTGACCAGCCCGAACGTGGCAAGTGCCTACTTCTGGGGGCATATGAGCGACACCGAGACGGTAAGCGGCAAAACATTGCACCGTCCGTTGCTGAAGTCAGAACTGCCGTCGAATGCTGTCGCAGCGGTAACGCCGGTCGTCAATAATGAAATCTGGGCGCTGGCGCATACGGTTGACAGCAGTAAATGGGATCTGGCGAAACAGTGCGGCAGACTGGGGAATGCACCGGAATACAGCGAACTGCAAACGCTGCATTCCAGCTTTAGCGCGTTGGGATGGCCGTCATCGCCCAGCTTCCCGTATTTATCGCAAAGCCGCTCTGGCAGCCTCTATTGCGGTATCATTGAACCGGCGGGCTCATTGGACTGTGCAATCTCCCCGGCGACGACATCAGGGTTTGCCACCTGCTTCCAGTAA
- a CDS encoding zinc ribbon domain-containing protein — protein MELNCPVCQNPLERNGETAHCTTCDKDFTVQALCPDCHQPLQVLKACGAVDYFCQNGHGLISKKRVEFTTA, from the coding sequence ATGGAACTCAACTGCCCTGTCTGCCAAAACCCTCTCGAACGCAATGGCGAGACGGCTCACTGCACAACTTGCGATAAAGATTTCACTGTTCAGGCGCTTTGCCCTGACTGTCATCAGCCGTTACAGGTATTAAAAGCCTGTGGCGCGGTGGATTATTTCTGCCAGAATGGACACGGTTTAATTTCTAAAAAGCGCGTTGAATTTACCACTGCTTAA
- a CDS encoding SinI family autotransporter-associated protein — MKHYLKRPMTKVALALALAGYCAVPAAMAEGQGNLRAGQWQSETQSTGTIQGTVPWITRSATETSDADKSHVTITIDRGARTASTDGEKQFHVGDKLTANWAIGDTQGDLDDNNTATKATLQWMSYKDQAGGDPREIGTVGSDTYTIAAADADRYIGLKITPTTTTGDPNVAEQLVMLDLSTNAGGGSDSDDIPEGPVFDDAVKVVIHEQGVNTNLLGKATKLKTNTTYQVMLWKDGNSNGTYDTGEEVTNQYNYRWRFTGTSLQLGTNGGIVNPSHNNNDLVIPVTNAEAKTSFDYSEGGLTIGADGVQGYGLSIDYQRK, encoded by the coding sequence ATGAAACATTATTTAAAGCGACCGATGACCAAAGTTGCGCTGGCGCTGGCTTTAGCAGGGTACTGCGCAGTGCCAGCAGCCATGGCAGAAGGGCAGGGTAATCTAAGAGCTGGTCAGTGGCAATCAGAGACGCAATCAACCGGAACGATTCAGGGTACAGTGCCGTGGATAACTCGTAGCGCGACAGAAACGAGCGATGCTGATAAATCTCATGTGACTATTACTATTGATCGCGGTGCGCGAACTGCTTCAACGGATGGCGAAAAGCAATTTCATGTTGGCGATAAGTTAACGGCAAACTGGGCCATTGGTGATACCCAGGGCGATCTTGATGACAACAACACAGCGACAAAAGCCACGCTGCAATGGATGAGCTACAAAGATCAAGCGGGTGGTGACCCAAGAGAGATTGGTACAGTTGGCAGTGACACTTACACCATCGCTGCAGCAGATGCGGATCGATACATCGGCTTGAAGATCACACCAACCACCACAACCGGTGACCCTAACGTCGCAGAACAGTTGGTGATGCTTGACCTCTCGACAAATGCTGGTGGTGGTTCTGATAGCGATGATATTCCTGAAGGTCCGGTATTTGATGATGCGGTTAAAGTGGTCATTCATGAACAGGGCGTTAATACCAACCTGCTGGGCAAAGCAACCAAACTCAAAACCAATACCACCTACCAGGTCATGCTGTGGAAAGATGGAAACAGCAATGGAACCTATGATACGGGTGAAGAAGTTACCAACCAGTACAACTACCGCTGGCGCTTTACAGGCACCAGTTTGCAGTTGGGTACTAACGGCGGGATTGTCAACCCGAGCCACAACAACAACGACCTGGTCATCCCGGTTACCAACGCCGAAGCGAAGACCTCTTTCGACTATTCCGAAGGCGGCCTCACTATTGGCGCAGACGGTGTTCAGGGCTACGGTTTGTCTATCGACTACCAGAGAAAATAA